The Triticum dicoccoides isolate Atlit2015 ecotype Zavitan chromosome 6A, WEW_v2.0, whole genome shotgun sequence genome has a window encoding:
- the LOC119318238 gene encoding serine/arginine-rich splicing factor RSZ21-like, protein MARLYVGNLDARVTAGELEDEFRVFGVLRSVWVARKPPGFAFIDFDDKRDAEDALRDLDGKNGWRVELSRNDRGDRGGRGGGGGGGGGGRDRGGSDMKCYECGESGHFARECRLRIGAGGLGSGRRRSRSRSRSRSPRYRRSPSYGRRSYSPRDRSPRRRSASPAPARGRSYSKSPVRARDDSPDAKGYRRSRS, encoded by the exons ATGGCCCGCTTGTACGTTGGCAACTTGGATGCCCGGGTGACTGCTGGGGAACTTGAAGATGAGTTTCGTGTGTTTGGAGTTTTGCGAAG TGTCTGGGTTGCACGTAAGCCACCTGGTTTTGCGTTTATTGATTTTGACGACAAGCGGGATGCTGAGGATGCACTTCGTGATCTAGATG GCAAGAATGGATGGAGGGTTGAGCTGTCTCGCAATGACCGTGGTGACCGTGGAggtcgtggtggtggtggcggcggcggcggtggcggtcgtGATCGTGGTGGTTCTGATATGAAATGCTATGAATGTGGTGAATCTGGGCACTTTGCTCGTGAATGTCGTCTGCGTATTGGTGCTGGGGGTCTGGGCAGTGGAAGGCGTCGCAGCAggagccgcagccgcagccgcagtCCTAGGTACCGCAGGAGTCCGAGCTATGGCAGAAG AAGTTACAGCCCTCGTGATCGCTCTCCAAGACGCCGCAGTGCTTCTCCAGCCCCAGCCCGTGGTCGCAGCTATAGCAAGTCACCAGTCCGTGCCAGGGATGATTCTCCTGATGCTAAAGg GTATCGCCGCAGCCGGAGTTAG